From the Caldisericia bacterium genome, one window contains:
- the rplS gene encoding 50S ribosomal protein L19 translates to MREIKLVENSFLRNDLPQFKPGDTLRVYIKIKEGGKERIQIFEGICIARTGGGIRETFTVRKVSFGVGVEKIFPLHSPSIDKIEVVRFGDVRRAKLYYLRELKGKKARVKEKIKTKKIFEEILTEENQEETTNNEENLN, encoded by the coding sequence ATGAGAGAGATTAAACTTGTTGAAAACAGTTTTTTAAGGAATGATTTACCTCAATTTAAACCAGGAGATACATTAAGGGTATATATAAAAATAAAAGAAGGCGGAAAAGAAAGAATACAAATTTTTGAAGGAATATGTATTGCAAGAACTGGTGGAGGAATAAGAGAAACATTCACAGTAAGAAAAGTTTCATTTGGTGTTGGTGTTGAAAAGATATTCCCACTTCACTCCCCATCAATTGATAAAATTGAAGTTGTAAGATTTGGTGATGTTAGAAGAGCAAAACTCTATTATCTAAGAGAACTAAAAGGTAAAAAAGCAAGAGTTAAAGAAAAGATAAAAACAAAGAAAATTTTTGAAGAGATATTAACTGAAGAAAATCAGGAAGAAACAACTAATAATGAAGAAAATTTAAATTAA
- the lepB gene encoding signal peptidase I: MNKVVREIISWILTFVIAFVLAFGIRTFIFEPYRVQMSSMNPTLYENDLIMVNKLIYRFRDPKRGEVVIFKPPYGDKDYVKRVIGLPGETIEIRDGFVYINGNKLNESYIKNSTPGIYGPLEIPEGTVFVMGDNRGNSLDSREFGPIDIKTIDGRADFVFWPLNHIKNLNNVKW; this comes from the coding sequence ATGAATAAAGTTGTAAGAGAAATTATTAGTTGGATTCTTACTTTTGTTATTGCTTTTGTCTTAGCATTTGGAATAAGAACATTTATATTTGAACCATATAGAGTGCAAATGTCTTCAATGAACCCAACTTTGTATGAAAATGATCTTATAATGGTTAATAAACTCATCTATAGATTTAGAGATCCTAAAAGAGGAGAAGTTGTTATTTTTAAACCACCTTATGGAGATAAAGATTATGTAAAAAGAGTTATAGGTCTTCCAGGCGAAACAATAGAAATTAGGGATGGTTTTGTTTATATAAATGGAAATAAATTAAATGAAAGTTATATAAAAAATTCTACCCCTGGGATTTATGGACCACTTGAAATTCCAGAAGGAACTGTTTTTGTTATGGGAGATAATCGAGGGAATTCCCTTGATTCAAGAGAATTTGGACCAATTGATATAAAAACAATAGATGGTAGAGCGGATTTTGTATTTTGGCCTTTAAATCATATAAAAAATTTAAACAATGTTAAATGGTGA
- a CDS encoding ribonuclease HII, which produces MLNGDKLYIGIDEAGRGAIAGPLVVASFLYNKEIPLFVKDSKKLCEEKREEIFNYFLNEKFSFGVGIVNPSYIDKEGIIEALRLGIELSINFVLGKESTVYCDKFFVNYKIFENYSLYYGEKKKDFEIIIFIDGNTPFLNRYKIISIIDGDNKIPLISAASIVAKVIRDKIMMKISNIYKDYEFEINKGYGTKSHFDKLKSLGFTNCHRKTFLKNFIGGNL; this is translated from the coding sequence ATGTTAAATGGTGATAAATTATATATTGGAATTGATGAAGCTGGAAGGGGCGCTATTGCTGGGCCACTTGTTGTTGCATCATTTTTATACAATAAAGAAATACCTTTATTTGTAAAAGATTCTAAAAAATTATGTGAAGAAAAAAGAGAAGAGATTTTTAACTATTTTTTAAATGAAAAATTTTCTTTTGGAGTTGGTATAGTTAATCCTTCTTATATTGATAAAGAAGGAATAATTGAAGCCTTAAGATTAGGCATTGAACTATCTATAAATTTTGTATTAGGTAAAGAATCTACAGTTTATTGCGATAAATTTTTTGTTAATTACAAAATTTTTGAAAATTATTCTCTTTATTATGGTGAAAAAAAGAAAGATTTCGAAATTATAATTTTTATAGATGGAAATACACCTTTTTTAAATAGATATAAAATCATTTCAATTATTGATGGAGATAATAAAATTCCTTTAATTAGCGCTGCATCAATTGTAGCCAAAGTAATAAGAGATAAAATAATGATGAAAATAAGTAATATTTATAAAGATTATGAATTTGAAATAAACAAGGGATACGGAACAAAATCACATTTTGATAAATTGAAATCTCTTGGTTTTACAAATTGTCATAGAAAAACTTTTTTAAAGAATTTTATAGGAGGTAATTTATGA